The following are from one region of the Littorina saxatilis isolate snail1 linkage group LG4, US_GU_Lsax_2.0, whole genome shotgun sequence genome:
- the LOC138964079 gene encoding uncharacterized protein — protein sequence MSGRGRPQRRGAGRRPARLRSRSPVQQQPGPSGHGQPGPSQRDGDHGQPGPSQRDGDHGQPGPSQRDGGHGQPGPSQRDWWDDGRETRQDATTSSDARTSAPTSGTDPSIRELRERLRFLEDAFEKGAGGHRGHRMDHLSITVAHDVRRKIVEGKSIDLAILLAKSFMDRQEDRQTVAYVLDDQGRLVPKEEKRGKGEMSLAQWTSAFHIYMSVYLVVHPECLQDMLAYAELIRGAARDFPGNGWLLYDQQFRTVKEADPTRPWGNIDNQLWLQLFCKPPSVTSSLVRSPPAQSAQGGDSAKRGGGACHYFNRKRGCTRDNCSYRHACSSCGSSSHGEVSCRKKGEATNTSSDRFSDTFDDSR from the coding sequence ATGTCTGGGAGAGGACGACCTCAACGCCGGGGGGCTGGCAGGCGACCAGCCAGACTGAGGTCACGCAGCCCAGTGCAGCAGCAACCAGGGCCGAGTGGGCATGGGCAGCCAGGACCGAGCCAGCGAGACGGGGACCATGGGCAGCCGGGACCGAGCCAGCGAGACGGGGACCATGGGCAGCCGGGACCGAGCCAGCGAGACGGTGGCCATGGGCAGCCTGGCCCGAGCCAGCGAGACTGGTGGGATGATGGGCGAGAGACCAGACAGGATGCGACAACATCGTCGGATGCCCGCACTTCAGCGCCCACGAGCGGAACCGATCCAAGTATACGGGAATTACGTGAGAGGCTGAGATTTTTGGAAGACGCTTTCGAGAAAGGGGCGGGAGGACACAGGGGTCATAGAATGGACCACCTCTCTATAACAGTGGCACATGATGTCAGAAGAAAGATTGTGGAGGGGAAATCCATCGACCTGGCAATTCTCCTTGCCAAATCCTTTATGGACAGGCAAgaggacaggcagacagtggCCTATGTCTTGGACGACCAGGGGCGCCTGGTCCCAAAGGAAGAAAAGAGGGGAAAAGGAGAAATGTCCTTGGCGCAGTGGACCAGTGCGTTCCACATTTACATGTCGGTATACCTGGTGGTCCACCCTGAATGTTTGCAGGACATGCTGGCTTATGCGGAATTAATCAGAGGCGCGGCCCGGGATTTCCCGGGCAATGGCTGGTTGCTCTATGACCAGCAATTCCGCACAGTAAAGGAAGCAGACCCAACGCGACCGTGGGGAAACATCGACAACCAGCTGTGGTTGCAGCTGTTCTGTAAGCCACCAAGTGTGACCTCATCCCTTGTTAGGTCACCTCCAGCTCAGTCGGCCCAAGGGGGGGACAGTGCCAAAAGAGGTGGGGGCGCGTGCCATTATTTCAACAGAAAAAGGGGATGCACTCGCGACAACTGCTCATACAGACACGCCTGTTCAAGCTGTGGTAGCTCCTCCCATGGAGAAGTCAGTTGTCGCAAGAAAGGGGAGGCTACCAACACATCATCAGATAGGTTCAGTGATACATTTGACGACAGTAGGTAG